The Planctomycetota bacterium genome window below encodes:
- a CDS encoding beta-ketoacyl-[acyl-carrier-protein] synthase family protein → MSSDRSTRRVVITGLGLVSPLGNTPDALWEALTTGRSGVIALAQNPVTPVSRFGSEAHPWNGEIDDFGPLEGEKKKAIRKGLKVMCRESQMGVAAAQRALHDAGLGTCGHVPERTGVVFGSDYMLSPPEELQAGIMSCVDPERKFHFEQWGGHGMTQMQPLWLLKFLPNMPAAHITFYNDFRGPSNSLTQREASSNLAIGEAFRVIQRGHADIMIAGATGTRLHVMKAVHALQTEPVAEFNPDAPEKASRPFDRDRTGTVLGEGAGSVILESLESARARGAKIYGEVLGAGAASVATRRLIADRRQAFVNALRMALRDAGLKPEQIGHLQAHGLGTISCDQDEAAAIKEVFGAYAKQLPVTAVKSYSGNIGAASGMVEMIAGLLALDKQKLFPVLNLAHPDPEIALNLVRNGAAQPGDTFVNQSVTPQGQAATLVIARWRE, encoded by the coding sequence ATGAGTTCCGATCGCAGCACACGCCGAGTCGTCATCACGGGCCTGGGGCTGGTTTCGCCGTTGGGCAACACGCCTGACGCGCTGTGGGAAGCCCTGACCACGGGGCGCAGCGGCGTGATCGCGCTGGCCCAGAATCCGGTGACGCCGGTCTCGCGATTCGGCTCCGAGGCCCATCCCTGGAACGGCGAGATCGACGATTTTGGCCCCTTGGAAGGGGAAAAGAAGAAGGCGATCCGCAAAGGGCTGAAGGTCATGTGCCGCGAGTCGCAAATGGGCGTCGCGGCCGCCCAGCGGGCGTTGCACGACGCGGGCTTGGGCACGTGCGGGCACGTGCCCGAACGAACCGGTGTGGTGTTCGGCTCGGACTACATGCTCTCGCCCCCCGAAGAGCTGCAAGCCGGCATCATGTCCTGCGTCGACCCCGAGCGGAAGTTTCACTTTGAACAATGGGGCGGGCATGGCATGACCCAGATGCAGCCCCTCTGGCTGCTCAAGTTTCTGCCGAACATGCCGGCGGCGCACATCACCTTTTACAACGATTTTCGCGGGCCGAGCAACTCGCTGACCCAGCGCGAAGCGTCGAGCAACCTGGCGATCGGCGAAGCGTTCCGCGTCATCCAGCGCGGCCATGCCGATATCATGATCGCCGGCGCGACGGGCACGCGCTTGCACGTGATGAAAGCGGTCCACGCCCTGCAAACTGAACCGGTGGCCGAGTTCAATCCCGACGCGCCCGAGAAGGCGTCGCGGCCCTTCGATCGCGATCGCACGGGGACGGTGTTGGGCGAAGGGGCTGGTTCCGTGATCCTCGAGTCACTCGAGTCGGCCCGGGCGCGCGGCGCGAAGATCTATGGCGAAGTCCTCGGCGCTGGCGCGGCGAGTGTCGCCACGCGGCGGCTGATCGCCGACCGGCGACAGGCATTCGTCAACGCGCTACGCATGGCCCTACGCGACGCGGGCTTGAAGCCCGAGCAGATTGGCCACCTCCAGGCACACGGCCTGGGGACGATCAGTTGCGACCAGGACGAAGCGGCGGCCATCAAGGAAGTGTTTGGTGCATACGCCAAGCAGCTTCCCGTCACGGCCGTGAAGAGTTACTCGGGGAACATCGGCGCCGCGAGCGGAATGGTCGAAATGATCGCCGGCTTGTTGGCTCTGGACAAGCAAAAGCTGTTCCCGGTGTTGAACCTGGCGCATCCCGACCCGGAAATCGCGTTGAATCTGGTTCGCAATGGCGCAGCCCAGCCGGGCGACACGTTCGTCAACCAGAGCGTCACGCCCCAAGGCCAGGCCGCCACGCTGGTCATCGCCCGCTGGCGCGAGTAA
- a CDS encoding Gfo/Idh/MocA family oxidoreductase: MSKVRAAVIGSTGRGNYGHGLDVAWLDVPNVELVAVADDNPTGLAAEAKKLKVEQAFTDYRKLLDEVKPEVVSVCQRWIDRHHEMLLACLERGIHVYSEKPFCRTLAEADQLVAAAERTHAKLAIAHQTRYSPRIEIAKQLIANGKIGKVLEYRGRGKDDQRGGGEDLWVLGTHIMDLIRNFSGGAEWCFARVNQNGRPITKSDVAEGNEGLGPLAGDDVRAMYGLADGTTGYFASRRNATGRTSRFGLQIYGSEGVIEIITGHVQPTIKLLVDSGWSPARSKKQWVEVSTAGIGEPEPVKDGGLHVLNVMAIEDLLAAIKENRDPKGNIYQARGATEMIVAVFESHRVGGPVTLPLKTRQNPLTLLEA; this comes from the coding sequence ATGAGCAAAGTTCGTGCAGCAGTCATCGGCTCGACCGGACGCGGCAACTATGGTCACGGGCTCGACGTCGCCTGGCTCGATGTCCCCAACGTCGAATTGGTGGCCGTAGCCGACGACAACCCGACCGGACTGGCGGCTGAGGCCAAGAAGCTGAAGGTTGAGCAAGCGTTCACCGACTATCGCAAGCTGCTCGACGAGGTGAAGCCCGAGGTGGTCAGCGTCTGCCAACGCTGGATCGACCGGCATCATGAAATGCTGCTCGCCTGCCTGGAGCGCGGGATTCACGTCTATTCCGAAAAGCCGTTTTGCCGCACGCTGGCCGAAGCCGACCAGTTGGTGGCGGCCGCCGAGCGCACGCACGCCAAGCTGGCCATCGCCCACCAGACGCGCTACAGCCCGCGGATCGAGATCGCCAAGCAACTGATCGCCAATGGCAAGATCGGCAAGGTGCTCGAGTATCGCGGCCGAGGCAAGGACGATCAGCGCGGCGGCGGCGAAGACCTGTGGGTGCTCGGCACGCACATCATGGACCTGATCCGCAACTTCTCGGGGGGCGCCGAGTGGTGTTTTGCCCGAGTCAACCAGAACGGCCGACCGATCACCAAGAGCGATGTCGCTGAAGGGAACGAAGGCCTCGGCCCGCTGGCCGGTGACGACGTGCGGGCGATGTACGGGCTGGCCGACGGCACGACCGGGTATTTCGCGTCACGCCGCAACGCCACGGGGCGTACGTCGCGGTTCGGCCTGCAAATCTATGGCAGCGAAGGCGTGATCGAAATCATCACCGGGCATGTGCAACCGACGATCAAGCTATTGGTCGACAGTGGCTGGTCCCCCGCGCGCAGCAAGAAACAATGGGTCGAGGTCTCGACCGCGGGCATCGGCGAGCCCGAGCCGGTGAAGGACGGCGGCCTGCACGTGCTAAACGTGATGGCGATCGAGGACTTGCTGGCGGCGATCAAAGAAAACCGCGACCCCAAGGGGAACATCTACCAGGCCCGCGGCGCGACCGAGATGATCGTGGCGGTGTTCGAGTCGCACCGCGTGGGCGGCCCGGTGACTTTGCCGCTCAAGACGCGGCAGAATCCGCTGACGCTGCTTGAGGCATAA
- a CDS encoding exo-alpha-sialidase — MLVLPRHTSSRIALACVLTCCTARFAVAAEPGYTIPLADLADEPQRRVIVDREPGQYLGHPTTVLLEDNRTMLIVYPKGHGRGPIVLKRSTDAGLTWSARQPTPASWDTSLETPTIHRVVDRQGTKRLIMFSGLYPIRMAVSENDGVSWSELKPVGDFGGIVAMGAVERLQLGDYLALFHDDGRYFVAGGKAKSPPVFTVYATTSSDGGLTWSAPRAIATHASAHLCEPGIIRSPDGKQLAVLLRENSRQYNSFVIVSDDEGQSWSPPRELPAALTGDRHVGRYTADGRLFVTFRDTTRASTTKGDWVAWVGRYEDITAGREGTCRVRLMKNHKTVDCAYPGLEVLPDDTIVTTTYGHWTAGESPYIVSVRLKLAEIDKKLVALPRH; from the coding sequence ATGCTTGTCCTGCCTCGCCATACATCGTCGCGAATCGCTTTAGCTTGCGTACTTACTTGTTGCACAGCCCGATTCGCCGTCGCCGCCGAGCCCGGCTACACGATTCCGTTGGCTGATTTGGCCGACGAGCCCCAGCGGCGGGTGATCGTCGATCGTGAACCGGGGCAGTATCTCGGGCACCCGACGACCGTGTTGCTGGAAGACAACCGCACGATGCTGATTGTCTATCCCAAGGGGCACGGGCGCGGCCCGATCGTTCTGAAACGATCCACCGATGCCGGCCTGACCTGGTCGGCGCGACAACCCACGCCCGCCAGTTGGGATACCTCGCTGGAAACTCCCACCATCCACCGTGTGGTGGATCGCCAGGGCACCAAACGATTGATCATGTTCTCGGGCTTGTATCCGATCCGCATGGCGGTGTCGGAAAACGATGGCGTGAGTTGGAGCGAACTCAAGCCGGTTGGCGACTTTGGCGGGATCGTGGCGATGGGGGCTGTCGAACGATTGCAATTGGGCGACTACCTGGCCCTGTTTCACGACGATGGTCGCTATTTTGTCGCCGGTGGTAAGGCGAAATCGCCGCCCGTGTTTACGGTCTATGCGACGACCTCGTCCGACGGTGGCTTGACCTGGAGCGCGCCACGCGCGATTGCCACGCATGCCTCGGCCCACCTCTGCGAGCCGGGCATCATCCGTTCGCCCGATGGCAAACAGCTCGCGGTTCTGCTGCGTGAAAACAGTCGGCAGTACAACTCGTTTGTGATCGTGTCCGACGACGAAGGCCAGTCTTGGTCCCCGCCGAGAGAACTGCCGGCGGCACTGACCGGCGATCGCCATGTCGGCCGATACACCGCCGACGGTCGGCTGTTTGTCACCTTTCGCGACACGACCCGAGCGAGCACCACGAAGGGGGACTGGGTGGCGTGGGTGGGCCGGTACGAAGACATCACCGCCGGCCGTGAGGGAACGTGTCGCGTGCGGCTGATGAAGAATCACAAAACGGTGGATTGTGCGTACCCTGGCCTCGAAGTTCTGCCTGACGATACGATCGTCACGACGACCTATGGGCACTGGACCGCCGGGGAATCGCCGTACATTGTCAGCGTGCGGCTGAAACTGGCGGAGATCGACAAGAAGTTGGTGGCGCTGCCACGACATTGA
- a CDS encoding sugar O-acetyltransferase: MATEREKMLAGEMYDSLDAELCAMRERARDLCQSLNASHERDQAVRRQILIELFGQGGESVYMQPPFYCDYGTHIELGERVFFNFNCIVLDVCSVQIGDYTKFGPAVQLYTAMHPMNAELRRKQEYGKPIAIGANVWVGGGAIVCPGVTIGDKSVIGAGSVVTRSIPSGVFAAGNPCRVIRELGEEDLR, translated from the coding sequence ATGGCGACCGAGCGGGAAAAGATGCTGGCCGGCGAAATGTACGATTCGCTCGACGCCGAGCTTTGCGCCATGCGCGAGCGGGCACGCGATCTTTGCCAGTCCTTGAACGCCTCGCACGAGCGCGACCAGGCCGTCCGCCGCCAGATTCTGATCGAGCTGTTCGGCCAGGGTGGCGAGTCGGTCTATATGCAGCCGCCGTTCTATTGCGACTATGGCACGCATATCGAGCTTGGCGAGCGGGTCTTCTTCAACTTCAATTGCATCGTGCTCGATGTCTGCTCGGTGCAGATCGGCGACTACACCAAGTTCGGGCCGGCCGTGCAGCTTTACACCGCCATGCACCCGATGAACGCCGAGTTGCGCCGCAAGCAAGAGTACGGCAAGCCGATCGCAATTGGGGCCAATGTTTGGGTCGGCGGCGGCGCGATCGTCTGCCCTGGCGTGACGATTGGCGACAAGTCGGTAATCGGTGCCGGCAGCGTCGTGACGCGATCGATTCCGTCGGGCGTCTTTGCCGCCGGCAACCCGTGCCGCGTGATTCGCGAGTTAGGTGAGGAAGATTTACGATAG
- a CDS encoding efflux RND transporter periplasmic adaptor subunit, with product MRRATWLVGLLFIAAGCGRQSAEWSLVASAAAAEPGAATPAPSAQTLIVSGTSLPAPGRVSEIAATVMHPVTKVYVKPGDQVRVGDPLVELDADEPEADVRAHRAEVTELTAALARLRAMPRGEERAQAKAELESAQIHTRASQAYLERLTTLRSQEAISERQLIEQQTTTLRAIADQQAAQARLDYLLKQPIELEIAEAAASLKAAEAELEAVEAELEHYVVYASIDGIVCWLDVTPGTVSRAGTKVWGELVDLREVDVQVELTPKQLSQVDLSQPIEVRLGELGTVWPAQFVFAAPAANRTSGKIPVTLRVKNSGEPLRCHLPVTVEFRRLAENRPVERPSQASLAAQPAGGADGR from the coding sequence ATGCGTCGGGCGACTTGGCTGGTGGGGCTACTGTTCATCGCGGCTGGGTGTGGGCGGCAGTCGGCGGAGTGGTCGCTGGTGGCAAGCGCGGCCGCCGCCGAACCCGGGGCCGCCACACCCGCCCCGTCGGCCCAGACGTTGATTGTCTCGGGGACCAGTCTGCCAGCGCCGGGGCGCGTCTCGGAAATCGCCGCCACGGTTATGCACCCGGTAACCAAGGTTTACGTCAAGCCAGGCGACCAGGTTCGCGTCGGCGACCCGCTGGTGGAACTCGACGCCGATGAGCCCGAGGCCGATGTCCGCGCCCATCGGGCCGAGGTGACGGAACTGACGGCGGCGCTGGCCCGCTTGCGCGCCATGCCCCGCGGCGAAGAGCGCGCACAAGCCAAGGCCGAACTGGAAAGCGCGCAGATTCACACCCGCGCTTCGCAGGCCTATCTCGAGCGGCTGACCACCCTGCGCTCGCAAGAAGCGATCAGCGAGCGGCAACTCATCGAGCAACAGACGACAACCTTGCGGGCCATCGCTGATCAGCAAGCGGCTCAAGCCCGGCTTGATTACCTGCTCAAGCAGCCGATTGAGCTGGAAATCGCCGAAGCCGCGGCCAGTCTCAAAGCCGCCGAAGCCGAGCTCGAAGCGGTCGAAGCCGAGTTGGAACACTACGTTGTTTATGCGTCGATCGATGGCATCGTCTGCTGGCTCGATGTAACCCCTGGCACGGTCAGCCGGGCCGGCACCAAGGTCTGGGGCGAACTGGTCGATCTGCGTGAAGTCGACGTGCAGGTCGAACTGACGCCCAAGCAATTGAGCCAGGTCGATCTGAGCCAGCCGATCGAAGTGCGACTTGGCGAGTTGGGCACCGTGTGGCCGGCTCAATTCGTCTTTGCCGCGCCGGCGGCCAATCGCACGTCGGGCAAGATTCCCGTCACGCTGCGGGTGAAGAACAGCGGCGAGCCGCTGCGTTGTCACTTGCCGGTGACGGTCGAGTTTCGCCGGTTAGCGGAGAATCGTCCCGTCGAGCGCCCCTCGCAGGCGTCGCTGGCGGCGCAACCCGCCGGCGGCGCCGACGGCCGCTAG
- a CDS encoding TolC family protein produces MAVALALLARGASLCAQPPTELELFERPASSLGPEIGASGTSALEPGAGMVGGRVGSAVGRVPMTVAQPGGWNRISQSQAEVLPAPSLRAAEAPAYGPLEIPTQTGDEGPAGGLTLDEAIEILVRENLDLRAKQLELPQADADILTASLRANPLMFADAQLVPYGSFDPVERPGGQTQYDVNLSLPLDVTQKRRARTVVAVQAKRVLHAQYQDAVRLAIDNLYTAYVDVLAARETVRFAQASITGLDKLLAAAKAQERQTIKSRTEVNQLLIQRDAAGLGLLEAEAALQNAKRALALQLNAVTLDAAALEVRGNLHLKSPTPLVREELVSLATTVRPDLAAYRLGLGRAAADAQLARANRMQDVYVVYQPFTVQDNRQYGNGTPNTTSWAAGVTMNVPLFDRNQGNIRRAQINQTQSVIELRALERQVTLEVEQAFQNFQTTQTTIERLEQALLPAARQVLDANLQLYQQGETSMFNYLAAQREYNELVRQYRDALVAHRRSMLTLNTVVGQRMLP; encoded by the coding sequence TTGGCTGTCGCGCTCGCGCTGTTGGCGCGCGGCGCGAGTCTTTGCGCGCAGCCTCCCACCGAGCTGGAATTGTTCGAACGTCCTGCGTCGTCGCTCGGCCCCGAAATTGGCGCTTCGGGCACCAGCGCCCTCGAGCCCGGCGCTGGCATGGTCGGCGGCCGCGTGGGCTCGGCCGTCGGTCGAGTACCGATGACCGTGGCCCAGCCAGGTGGCTGGAATCGCATCTCGCAGTCGCAAGCCGAAGTCCTGCCAGCCCCCAGCTTGCGCGCCGCCGAGGCTCCGGCTTACGGCCCGCTGGAGATTCCGACTCAAACGGGGGACGAAGGCCCAGCCGGCGGGCTGACCCTGGACGAAGCGATTGAGATTCTGGTCCGCGAGAACCTGGATCTGCGGGCCAAGCAGCTCGAACTTCCCCAAGCTGATGCTGACATCCTGACGGCCAGTCTGCGGGCCAACCCGTTGATGTTCGCCGACGCGCAACTGGTTCCCTACGGTTCGTTCGATCCGGTCGAGCGCCCCGGCGGCCAGACGCAATATGACGTGAACCTTTCGCTGCCGCTCGACGTCACCCAAAAGCGCCGCGCGCGAACGGTGGTCGCCGTCCAGGCCAAACGAGTGCTGCACGCTCAGTATCAAGACGCCGTCCGCTTGGCGATCGATAACCTGTACACCGCCTATGTCGATGTGCTGGCGGCCCGCGAGACGGTTCGCTTTGCCCAAGCCAGCATCACCGGGCTGGACAAACTGCTGGCCGCGGCCAAGGCCCAGGAGCGGCAGACCATCAAGTCGCGCACCGAAGTCAACCAACTGCTCATCCAGCGCGACGCCGCCGGCTTGGGACTGCTCGAAGCCGAAGCAGCTTTGCAGAACGCCAAACGTGCGCTGGCGCTGCAACTGAACGCGGTCACGCTCGACGCAGCGGCGCTCGAAGTGCGCGGCAATCTGCACCTGAAATCGCCGACGCCGCTGGTGCGCGAAGAGCTGGTGTCGCTGGCCACGACGGTGCGACCCGATTTGGCGGCCTATCGATTGGGCCTGGGTCGCGCCGCGGCCGACGCCCAATTGGCCCGAGCCAATCGGATGCAAGACGTCTATGTCGTCTACCAGCCGTTCACCGTGCAGGACAATCGCCAATACGGTAACGGCACGCCGAACACCACTAGTTGGGCGGCGGGCGTGACGATGAACGTGCCGCTGTTCGATCGGAACCAAGGGAACATCCGCCGCGCGCAAATCAACCAGACCCAATCGGTCATCGAGCTGCGGGCCCTCGAGCGGCAAGTGACCTTGGAAGTCGAGCAAGCATTCCAGAACTTCCAGACCACACAAACGACGATCGAACGGCTGGAACAGGCACTGCTCCCCGCGGCGCGGCAGGTGCTCGACGCGAACTTGCAGCTTTACCAGCAAGGCGAGACGAGCATGTTCAACTATCTGGCCGCTCAGCGCGAGTACAACGAGCTGGTGCGCCAGTACCGCGATGCACTGGTGGCCCATCGCCGCAGCATGCTAACGCTGAACACCGTCGTCGGACAGCGCATGCTCCCCTAG
- a CDS encoding DUF1501 domain-containing protein, whose amino-acid sequence MDGDGLLGRLTRRRLLQVGSLSVAGLSLPRLLAADAQRNAAAPAQQADACIVIFLNGGPSHLDMWDMKPQATEGIRGEFQPIASSLAGAPISEHLPLSARHMHRCTLIRSMHHSVNNSHAAAVYTSITGHDRGDANRLVGAESDDQPTIGSALTYLRPPANGRVPHVCLPYITKEGAKGPPQPGFYGGLLGKSYDPLFILNDPNADGFSVPELALRDDVTQPRLNDRRHLLASLAESFVEPRRNAALENVSGFQQRAFDLLTSNAAQHALDIAAETPEVRERYGRNIYGQSVLLARRLIEAGTRLATISWAPDANATWDTHGNNFVKLKETLLPQFDRAFASLLTDLVERHLLDRTIVAVLGDFGRSPRVNKAAGRDHWNNCYSVLLAGGGFGKGVVYGASDSTGALPAQNPTRPGDVIATLYHLLGISPAEVIHDRLGRPHRLVPEGEVIPALLA is encoded by the coding sequence ATGGACGGTGATGGACTGCTCGGTCGGCTGACGCGGCGGCGATTGCTTCAGGTCGGTAGCTTGAGCGTGGCGGGGCTGTCGTTGCCGCGGCTGTTGGCTGCCGATGCGCAGCGCAACGCGGCGGCCCCTGCGCAACAAGCCGACGCCTGCATTGTGATCTTCCTGAACGGCGGCCCCAGTCATCTCGACATGTGGGACATGAAGCCGCAGGCCACCGAGGGGATTCGCGGCGAGTTTCAGCCGATCGCGTCGTCGCTCGCGGGCGCGCCGATCAGCGAGCATCTGCCGCTTTCGGCGCGGCACATGCACCGCTGCACGCTGATTCGCTCGATGCACCACAGCGTGAACAACTCGCACGCCGCGGCCGTCTACACCAGCATCACCGGTCACGACCGCGGCGACGCCAACCGGCTAGTCGGGGCCGAATCGGACGACCAGCCCACGATCGGCTCGGCGCTCACCTATCTGCGGCCACCGGCGAACGGGCGGGTACCGCACGTCTGTCTGCCCTACATCACCAAGGAAGGGGCCAAGGGGCCGCCGCAACCAGGGTTTTATGGCGGGCTGTTGGGCAAGTCATACGATCCGCTGTTCATCTTGAACGATCCGAACGCCGACGGCTTCTCGGTCCCCGAGCTGGCACTGCGCGACGATGTGACTCAGCCGCGTTTGAACGACCGCCGCCATTTGCTGGCGTCGCTGGCCGAGTCGTTCGTCGAACCGCGGCGCAATGCGGCCCTGGAAAACGTCTCGGGCTTTCAGCAGCGGGCGTTTGATCTGCTGACTTCCAATGCCGCGCAGCATGCGCTTGATATTGCCGCCGAGACGCCCGAGGTCCGCGAGCGCTACGGCCGCAACATCTACGGGCAAAGCGTGCTGCTAGCTCGCCGACTGATCGAGGCCGGCACGCGGCTGGCCACCATCTCGTGGGCCCCTGACGCCAACGCCACGTGGGATACGCACGGCAACAACTTCGTTAAGCTCAAGGAAACGCTGCTGCCGCAGTTCGATCGGGCCTTTGCCTCGCTGTTGACCGACTTGGTCGAGCGCCATTTGCTGGACCGCACGATCGTGGCGGTGCTTGGCGACTTTGGCCGCTCGCCGCGGGTTAACAAGGCTGCTGGCCGCGACCACTGGAACAACTGTTATAGTGTCCTCTTGGCCGGGGGCGGCTTTGGCAAAGGTGTCGTGTACGGCGCGAGCGATTCAACCGGCGCACTACCGGCGCAGAACCCCACGCGCCCTGGCGACGTGATTGCCACGCTTTATCACCTGCTAGGCATTTCGCCCGCCGAAGTAATTCACGATCGCCTCGGACGACCGCACCGCCTGGTCCCCGAAGGGGAAGTGATACCAGCCTTGCTGGCGTGA
- a CDS encoding Flp family type IVb pilin — MKALWQKGWQFLRRDDGPTAVEYAVMLALIVVVCMTAVRSIGTRSKSTFQKVAKQLHTSSS; from the coding sequence ATGAAAGCGCTGTGGCAAAAGGGTTGGCAGTTCTTGCGCCGTGATGACGGCCCCACGGCCGTCGAGTACGCGGTGATGCTGGCCTTGATCGTCGTCGTCTGCATGACCGCGGTTCGGTCGATTGGCACCAGGTCCAAAAGCACGTTCCAGAAGGTCGCCAAGCAGTTGCATACGTCGTCGAGTTAG
- a CDS encoding Gfo/Idh/MocA family oxidoreductase has protein sequence MPRRAATLHRRSFLQASAGAALAAAALRPATLRAAEKAGPASERIRVGAIGVGNRAKLLLEQLPEGAQIVALSDCNVPRAEAFKAAKQGDWPIVADYRQLLDRQDIDAVIVGTGEFQRVLPCIHALQAGKDVYAEKPLSLYVQEGRALADAVRHYGRVLQVGSQQRSMAINRLACEFVRNGGLGKLLEVRAVNYPGPAAAPEPAPAEEPVTAGLDWSMWLNQSVMRPFNKKWLGWMAWRDFSGGQMTNWGAHGVDQIQWALGADGAGPVEIWPLSEGSHGQVAMRYANDVEVKFILDRGPMGGAVFVGERGKLEINRNKVVSNPPEIAAEILKSVDVAAEEKKWSDQTALWQARAHLQDWLDCICSRKLPVADVEIGHRSITTCHLANIAREAGRRLQWDAKAEKFVGDPQADAMLVRERRAGFELPKIG, from the coding sequence ATGCCACGACGCGCCGCCACGCTTCACCGTCGTAGTTTCTTGCAGGCCTCGGCTGGCGCGGCACTGGCCGCAGCCGCGCTCCGCCCCGCGACGTTGCGCGCGGCCGAGAAGGCCGGCCCGGCCAGCGAGCGGATTCGCGTCGGCGCGATCGGCGTTGGCAATCGCGCCAAGTTGCTGCTTGAACAGTTGCCCGAGGGAGCCCAAATCGTCGCGTTGTCTGATTGCAACGTGCCGCGGGCCGAGGCGTTCAAAGCGGCCAAGCAAGGCGACTGGCCCATCGTGGCCGACTATCGCCAATTGCTCGACCGCCAGGATATCGACGCCGTGATCGTCGGCACCGGCGAGTTCCAGCGCGTGCTGCCGTGCATTCACGCCCTGCAGGCCGGCAAGGATGTCTACGCCGAGAAGCCCCTGTCGCTGTACGTGCAAGAAGGGCGCGCGCTGGCCGACGCCGTGCGGCACTATGGCCGCGTGCTGCAAGTCGGCTCGCAGCAGCGCTCGATGGCCATCAACCGGTTGGCCTGTGAATTTGTCCGTAACGGTGGCTTGGGCAAGCTGCTGGAAGTTCGTGCGGTGAATTACCCAGGGCCGGCCGCCGCGCCCGAGCCGGCGCCGGCCGAGGAGCCCGTCACGGCCGGGCTCGACTGGAGCATGTGGCTCAACCAGTCGGTCATGCGTCCGTTCAACAAGAAGTGGCTGGGCTGGATGGCCTGGCGTGATTTCTCGGGAGGCCAAATGACCAACTGGGGCGCGCACGGCGTCGACCAGATTCAATGGGCGCTCGGCGCCGACGGCGCTGGCCCGGTGGAAATCTGGCCTCTGAGCGAAGGCTCACACGGGCAAGTGGCCATGCGCTATGCCAACGACGTCGAGGTGAAGTTTATCCTCGATCGCGGGCCGATGGGGGGCGCGGTTTTCGTCGGCGAGCGCGGCAAGCTGGAAATCAACCGCAACAAGGTCGTCTCGAACCCGCCCGAGATCGCCGCGGAAATCCTCAAATCGGTCGACGTCGCCGCGGAAGAAAAGAAGTGGAGTGACCAGACAGCCCTCTGGCAGGCCCGGGCGCACCTGCAAGATTGGCTCGACTGTATCTGCAGTCGCAAGTTGCCGGTGGCCGACGTCGAAATCGGCCATCGCTCGATCACGACGTGCCACCTGGCGAACATCGCCCGCGAGGCGGGGCGTCGACTCCAGTGGGACGCGAAAGCCGAGAAGTTCGTCGGCGATCCCCAGGCCGACGCCATGCTGGTTCGCGAACGCCGCGCGGGGTTTGAGCTGCCGAAGATTGGCTAG
- a CDS encoding metallophosphoesterase, giving the protein MFRPTRRQVLRYGAGLALAPSLGALDANVLRGAEPAAKPKIDPYADAVLIPGEPPALTEGSFTVAVLPDTQHYSEKYPEQFHAQTEWIVANRQRRNIACVLHLGDVTNHNTAPEWEVAASAMSKLDGAVPYFMTLGNHDYGEQGKCDQRSTQFQQYFPADKLRAQRGFGGIYDRAAERLDNSYYLFSAGGRDFLVLSLEFGPRGDVIRWANEVAARHRDRQAILITHAYMYYDETRYDWVQRGKDQKWNPHSYPLAAHSTDINDGEELWQKLVGKQENFILTLNGHVLNDGLGRTVTPTAAGRNVHQCLVNFQMKPNGGDGWLRLLEFRPDGTTVEVYDYSPTRGERNESSQNRFTMNIAALKKTV; this is encoded by the coding sequence ATGTTTCGACCCACTCGTCGGCAAGTGCTGCGGTATGGCGCTGGTCTGGCCCTGGCGCCATCGCTGGGTGCGCTCGACGCGAATGTACTACGCGGGGCCGAACCGGCGGCCAAGCCGAAGATTGATCCCTACGCCGATGCCGTGCTGATTCCGGGCGAGCCTCCCGCGCTGACGGAAGGTTCGTTTACCGTCGCGGTGCTGCCCGACACCCAGCACTACAGCGAGAAGTATCCCGAGCAGTTCCATGCCCAGACCGAGTGGATCGTCGCGAACCGCCAGCGGCGAAACATCGCCTGTGTGCTGCATCTGGGTGACGTGACCAATCACAATACTGCGCCCGAGTGGGAAGTGGCTGCCAGCGCCATGAGCAAGCTGGACGGCGCCGTGCCCTATTTCATGACGCTCGGCAATCACGATTACGGCGAGCAAGGAAAGTGCGACCAGCGCTCAACCCAGTTTCAGCAGTATTTCCCCGCGGACAAACTCCGCGCGCAGCGCGGCTTTGGCGGCATCTATGACCGTGCGGCCGAGCGGCTGGATAACAGCTATTACTTGTTCTCGGCCGGCGGGCGCGATTTCCTGGTCTTGTCGCTGGAATTCGGCCCGCGCGGCGACGTCATCCGGTGGGCCAACGAAGTGGCTGCCCGACATCGCGATCGGCAGGCCATCCTGATCACGCACGCCTATATGTATTATGACGAGACGCGCTACGATTGGGTCCAGCGCGGCAAGGATCAAAAGTGGAATCCGCACTCGTATCCGCTGGCCGCGCATTCGACGGACATCAACGACGGAGAAGAGTTGTGGCAAAAGCTGGTGGGCAAGCAGGAGAACTTCATCCTCACGCTCAACGGTCACGTGCTGAATGACGGACTGGGGCGAACCGTCACGCCGACCGCCGCGGGACGCAACGTGCATCAATGTCTGGTCAATTTCCAGATGAAGCCCAACGGCGGCGATGGTTGGCTGCGGCTGCTCGAGTTCCGGCCCGATGGCACGACCGTCGAGGTTTACGACTACTCTCCCACTCGTGGCGAGCGGAATGAATCGAGCCAGAATCGCTTCACCATGAATATCGCCGCGCTAAAGAAGACGGTCTAG